In Syngnathus acus chromosome 5, fSynAcu1.2, whole genome shotgun sequence, a genomic segment contains:
- the akr7a3 gene encoding aflatoxin B1 aldehyde reductase member 3 isoform X2 — MSTTRPVTLLGTSAFGDRADAEQSLEMTKTFLDRGHKQLDTAFMYMDGKSESVMGGMNLPKTVSIATKANPWDGKTLKPESVRSQLATSLKRLQTDSVDLFYLHAPDHVNPIVDTLRACDELHKEGKFKEFGLSNYASWEVAEIVCLCRQNDWIVPTVYQGMYNATTRQVETELLPCLRYFGLKFYAYNPLAGGLLTGKYHYEDQDASQPAGRFFGNNWAAVYRDRYWKQSHFQAIEVVQKALEVAYGPTPPTLLSAAMRWMYHHSQLKGEFGDGVIIGMSTVEQLRENLAAAEEGPLDERVVKAFGDAWNLVAHECPKYFR; from the exons ATGTCAACGACGCGACCGGTTACGTTGCTCGGCACCAGTGCCTTCGGAGACCGGGCGGATGCA GAGCAAAGTCTGGAGATGACCAAGACGTTCCTGGACCGGGGACACAAACAATTGGACACGGCCTTTATGTACATGGACGGAAAGTCGGAGAGCGTCATGGGAGGCATGAACCTCCCCAAAACAG TCAGCATTGCCACCAAGGCAAACCCGTGGGACGGGAAGACGTTGAAACCGGAAAGTGTGCGCTCTCAACTGGCGACTTCCCTCAAGCGTCTGCAGACAGACTCCGTGGACCTCTTCTACCTTCACGCGCCCGATCACGTCAATCCAATTGTGGACACCTTGCGGGCTTGCGACGAGCTCCACAAAGAG GGGAAATTCAAGGAGTTTGGACTGTCCAACTATGCATCATGGGAAGTGGCTGAAATCGTGTGCCTGTGCAGACAGAATGACTGGATTGTGCCCACAGTGTATCAG GGGATGTACAACGCCACAACCAGACAAGTCGAGACAGAGTTACTACCCTGTTTGAGGTACTTTGGGTTGAAGTTCTACGCATACAACCCACTCGCAG GTGGCCTTCTGACTGGAAAGTATCACTATGAGGACCAAGATGCATCTCAGCCAGCAGGGAGATTCTTTGGTAACAATTGGGCTGCAGTTTACAGGGACAG GTACTGGAAGCAGAGTCACTTCCAAGCTATAGAAGTGGTCCAAAAGGCCTTGGAGGTAGCATACGGGCCAACGCCGCCCACTCTGTTGTCTGCCGCCATGCGCTGGATGTACCACCACTCCCAGCTCAAG GGCGAATTTGGTGACGGCGTCATCATCGGTATGTCCACGGTGGAGCAGCTCAGAGAGAATCTGGCCGCTGCGGAAGAAGGGCCTTTGGATGAGAGGGTGGTGAAGGCCTTCGGGGACGCTTGGAACCTGGTCGCTCACGAGTGTCCGAAATATTTCCGATAG
- the LOC119123694 gene encoding telomeric repeat-binding factor 2-interacting protein 1 isoform X2 codes for MASQAPDVNVSPGLFVTAEGKPLSFYLRPGPIKKELHPLIKARGGTMCNFQKLGSILLIDPKEKGITAGTAHLYVSIQFIHDCVEKNVLLNLEDYRMKTGTVPKSQTSSKDKRKSPDNPAGRQAYSPRDDAAILKFVSRRKLEVKGNTLWKQMEKECVTTHSWQSMKARYKDHLFHKHAKDVEESEATAEDVQDSKEAQVSDSSSSEDDDAAANPQMDSTPKDSPSTNPAKDLTMSDLLVASEKGPSSDTQTLTPRPLQHEKKTLNDELKPEATVEDETLESLRPEKSIEPEPETDQPQAKASPLNKSPESIEAARTDDEEDALHVACRWMRKQFKDCEIEEQSSRTLLSSAPSSASASCGSHLPSSSPILRKTKLGSSSIQKEISENEPPSKRAKGESSAAAEEDDVGEEEAAATAEEAESQQVDAEQLSAPPQASPSYDNQPSESGPQQAEGEKKKSRNQRIIERATKEFLSSSSSTSSDSDSESSEDVFQTAPSKQLASLDVSPSHADSRLTQQEHGEKQTQSQDYLSQRPSCAVMEEPEAELDGESQEEDGVQEDDDGPPEQAQLEEDKRRIRELMKQTNQDLQSVVKALLKTSGDFTAALRLLSNPAAFSTRLWTRQDDDLLRLGDPADLQRLQRKHGEVALAKRMAGS; via the exons ATGGCATCCCAAGCGCCAGACGTCAACGTCTCGCCGGGACTCTTCGTGACTGCTGAAGGAAAGCCCCTGTCCTTCTATTTGCGACCGGGTCCCATCAAGAAAGAACTCCACCCTCTCATCAAAGCCAGGGGAGGCACCATGTGCAATTTCCAGAAGCTTGGATCCATTTTGCTGATTGACCCGAAGGAAAAAGGCATCACAGCAGGCACAGCTCATCT gTACGTCTCTATCCAGTTCATCCACgattgtgtggaaaaaaatgtgctgcTGAATCTCGAGGACTATAGAATGAAAACCGGAACAGTCCCGAAAAGTCAAACATCTAGCAAGGACAAGAGGAAGTCTCCTGACAATCCAGCAG GCAGGCAAGCGTACAGCCCCAGGGATGACGCCGCCATTCTGAAATTCGTCAGCCGCCGAAAGTTGGAAGTTAAGGGCAATACTCTCTGGAAGCAGATGGAAAAAGAGTGTGTAACCACTCACAGTTGGCAGTCAATGAAAGCCCGTTACAAAGATCACCTGTTTCACAAACACGCAAAAGACGTCGAGGAGTCGGAAGCAACTGCGGAAGACGTGCAG GACAGCAAAGAAGCTCAAGTGTCAGACAGTTCGTCTTCtgaagatgatgatgctgCTGCTAATCCTCAAATGGACTCAACGCCAAAAGACTCGCCATCGACTAACCCGGCTAAAGATCTAACAATG AGTGACCTGCTCGTTGCATCTGAAAAAGGACCTTCGAGTGATACCCAAACTCTAACGCCCAGACCTCTCCAGCACGAGAAAAAAACGCTAAATGATGAGCTCAAACCAGAGGCGACTGTTGAAGATGAAACGCTCGAGTCCTTGCGGCCGGAGAAGAGCATTGAACCAGAACCGGAAACAGACCAGCCGCAAGCAAAGGCATCGCCTCTGAATAAATCACCCGAGAGCATAGAGGCCGCCCGAACcgatgatgaagaggatgCTTTGCATGTGGCTTGCCGCTGGATGCGCAAACAGTTTAAGGATTGTGAGATTGAAGAACAGTCCAGCAGAACGCTCCTTTCATCCGCTCCATCATCAGCATCAGCAAGTTGTGGCAGCCATCTGCCATCCTCCTCTCCCATCCTCAGGAAAACCAAGTTAGGCTCGTCCTCCATCCAAAAAGAGATCAGCGAGAATGAGCCGCCTTCTAAGCGAGCAAAAGGAGAAAGCTCAGCAGCAGCGGAAGAGGATGATGttggagaagaagaagcagcagcaacagcagaagaAGCAGAGAGTCAACAAGTGGATGCTGAGCAGCTTTCTGCCCCACCACAAGCAAGTCCATCTTATGACAACCAGCCAA GTGAGTCTGGGCCTCAGCAGGCAGAgggggagaagaagaagagccgGAACCAGAGAATAATTGAGAGGGCCACAAAAGAGTTTTTGAGCAGCTCCAGCTCCACTTCGAGCGACAGCGACAGTGAG TCTTCTGAAGATGTTTTCCAAACGGCTCCATCAAAACAATTGGCCTCCTTGGACGTTTCACCGTCCCATGCCGATTCGCGGCTCACTCAACAAGAACACGGTGAAAAGCAGACCCAGTCTCAGGACTACTTGTCTCAGCGACCAAGCTGTGCGGTCATGGAGGAACCTGAAGCTGAACTGGATGGCGAATCTCAGGAAGAAGATGGTGTCCAGGAAGATGACGATGGCCCTCCAGAGCAAGCCCAGTTAGAGGAGGACAAGCGGCGTATCAGAGAACTGATGAAGCAGACAAACCAG GACTTGCAGTCGGTGGTTAAAGCCTTGCTGAAGACTAGCGGCGACTTCACCGCCGCCTTACGCCTCCTTTCTAATCCCGCGGCCTTCAGTACGCGGCTTTGGACCCGCCAAGACGATGACCTCCTGCGGTTGGGCGACCCAGCCGACCTCCAGCGACTTCAGAGGAAGCACGGCGAAGTGGCCTTGGCCAAGCG CATGGCGGGATCATGA
- the akr7a3 gene encoding aflatoxin B1 aldehyde reductase member 3 isoform X1, which translates to MQCVITARLISPRKSHFIASALCSKLTFKFVPWRNMSTTRPVTLLGTMAFGGRADAEQSLEMTKTFLDRGHKQLDTAFMYMDGKSESVMGGMNLPKTVSIATKANPWDGKTLKPESVRSQLATSLKRLQTDSVDLFYLHAPDHVNPIVDTLRACDELHKEGKFKEFGLSNYASWEVAEIVCLCRQNDWIVPTVYQGMYNATTRQVETELLPCLRYFGLKFYAYNPLAGGLLTGKYHYEDQDASQPAGRFFGNNWAAVYRDRYWKQSHFQAIEVVQKALEVAYGPTPPTLLSAAMRWMYHHSQLKGEFGDGVIIGMSTVEQLRENLAAAEEGPLDERVVKAFGDAWNLVAHECPKYFR; encoded by the exons ATGCAGTGCGTAATAACAGCGCGACTCATCTCGCCACGCAAATCCCATTTTATAGCGAGCGCGCTGTGCAGTAAGCTTACATTTAAATTTGTGCCTTGGCGGAACATGTCCACGACGCGACCGGTTACTTTGCTCGGCACCATGGCCTTCGGAGGCCGGGCAGACGCCGAGCAAAGTCTGGAGATGACCAAGACGTTCCTGGACCGGGGACACAAACAATTGGACACGGCCTTTATGTACATGGACGGAAAGTCGGAGAGCGTCATGGGAGGCATGAACCTCCCCAAAACAG TCAGCATTGCCACCAAGGCAAACCCGTGGGACGGGAAGACGTTGAAACCGGAAAGTGTGCGCTCTCAACTGGCGACTTCCCTCAAGCGTCTGCAGACAGACTCCGTGGACCTCTTCTACCTTCACGCGCCCGATCACGTCAATCCAATTGTGGACACCTTGCGGGCTTGCGACGAGCTCCACAAAGAG GGGAAATTCAAGGAGTTTGGACTGTCCAACTATGCATCATGGGAAGTGGCTGAAATCGTGTGCCTGTGCAGACAGAATGACTGGATTGTGCCCACAGTGTATCAG GGGATGTACAACGCCACAACCAGACAAGTCGAGACAGAGTTACTACCCTGTTTGAGGTACTTTGGGTTGAAGTTCTACGCATACAACCCACTCGCAG GTGGCCTTCTGACTGGAAAGTATCACTATGAGGACCAAGATGCATCTCAGCCAGCAGGGAGATTCTTTGGTAACAATTGGGCTGCAGTTTACAGGGACAG GTACTGGAAGCAGAGTCACTTCCAAGCTATAGAAGTGGTCCAAAAGGCCTTGGAGGTAGCATACGGGCCAACGCCGCCCACTCTGTTGTCTGCCGCCATGCGCTGGATGTACCACCACTCCCAGCTCAAG GGCGAATTTGGTGACGGCGTCATCATCGGTATGTCCACGGTGGAGCAGCTCAGAGAGAATCTGGCCGCTGCGGAAGAAGGGCCTTTGGATGAGAGGGTGGTGAAGGCCTTCGGGGACGCTTGGAACCTGGTCGCTCACGAGTGTCCGAAATATTTCCGATAG
- the mrto4 gene encoding mRNA turnover protein 4 homolog produces the protein MPKSKRDKKISLTKTAKKGLESKQKLIEELRKCVDTYKYLFIFSVANVRNNKLKDIRTAWKHSRFFFGKNKVMIIAIGKGQTDEYRDNLCQVSKHLRGEVGVLFTNKTKEEVQEYFNHHKEMDYARSGNVAQMDVNLDEGPLEHFTHSMEPQLRQLGLPTALKKGVVTLLKDHTVCKHGDILTPEQARILKLLGIEMAEFRVTIKCMWSSETGAFEMFESEEEPKQDIEDNKSEEDEQEEDGD, from the exons ATGCCTAAGTCGAAGAGGGACAAGAAAA TTTCTTTGACTAAAACAGCTAAGAAGGGACTCGAATCCAAACAGAAACTAATAGAAGAG TTACGGAAATGTGTCGACACctacaaatatttgttcatcTTCTCCGTGGCTAACGTGAGGAATAATAAACTGAAAGACATCAGGACAGCCTGGAAACACAGCAG AttcttttttggaaaaaacaaagtcatgaTAATTGCCATTGGGAAAggacaaactgatgaatacaGGGACAATTTATGTCAG GTCAGCAAGCATCTACGAGGCGAAGTGGGAGTACTTTTCACTAATAAAACCAAGGAGGAGGTGCAAGA GTATTTCAATCATCACAAAGAGATGGATTATGCACGGTCAGGTAATGTGGCTCAGATGGACGTAAATCTGGATGAGGGTCCGTTGGAGCACTTTACGCACTCAATGGAGCCTCAGCTGAGGCAACTGGGCCTCCCCACTGCGCTCAAGAAGG gTGTGGTGACACTACTGAAGGACCACACAGTCTGCAAGCATGGCGATATCCTTACCCCTGAACAGGCGCGTATTCTG AAATTGTTGGGTATTGAGATGGCAGAGTTCCGAGTGACGATCAAATGCATGTGGAGCTCAGAAACAGGCGCGTTTGAGATGTTTGAGAGCGAGGAAGAGCCCAAGCAGGACATCGAGGACAACAAAAGCGAAGAAGAcgagcaggaggaggatggagatTGA
- the iffo2b gene encoding LOW QUALITY PROTEIN: intermediate filament family orphan 2 (The sequence of the model RefSeq protein was modified relative to this genomic sequence to represent the inferred CDS: inserted 1 base in 1 codon; substituted 1 base at 1 genomic stop codon) — MSSLFFPDGAPVPVGHAPPAGTSALRNDLGSNIHVLKTLNLRFRCFLAKVHELERRNRLLESQLQQALQRPHYRGLYGRDVTVQTDGGTESRLPGXIWSFTHVRXTRGAPGGRCRGPGVSWTHPDGVGVQIDTITPELRALYNVLAKVKRERDEYRRRWEEELYKREKLESSVESLHQRAKESSEIHDDLNDKVERLKAELVVFKSLMSDQMSDLDSKIQEKARRVDMDICRRIDITAKLCDVAQQRNSEDMSKMFSASSARSLPEKQSASVSCKRKERKALSNEDVSEMDAEPSPLEEDTLNITDEMKRMLNQFHCSDNSSVARRETFDLDDDCDSLTWEENEETLLLWEDFANYNVPCGIMTAAAAAVVPPCANALPSDGGGEGTEPDSNDKSLGSLINETESLFKNREKEYQNTIGQIEMELATAKSDMNRHLHEYMEMCSMKRGLDVQMETCRRMIKGGRSSPSLSSAASSDSGNTDDVQDEISDKDVNAEVPIS, encoded by the exons aTGAGCTCGCTATTCTTCCCTGATGGTGCACCCGTTCCGGTCGGGCACGCGCCCCCGGCGGGCACTAGCGCCCTGCGGAACGACCTGGGCTCCAACATCCACGTCCTCAAGACGCTCAACCTGCGCTTCCGCTGCTTCCTGGCTAAGGTCCACGAACTGGAGCGGCGGAACCGGCTGCTGGAGAGCCAGCTGCAGCAAGCCCTGCAGAGGCCGCACTACCGCGGGCTGTACGGCCGTGACGTGACCGTGCAGACAGACGGCGGAACCGAGTCCAGGCTGCCCG ACATCTGGTCCTTCACCCATGTGCGGTAAACAAGGGGAGCGCCTGGAGGACGCTGCCGCGGGCCCGGTGTGTCGTGGACGCACCCGGACGGGGTGGGCGTGCAGATAGACACCATCACACCGGAGCTGAGAGCGCTCTACAACGTGCTGGCTAAAGTGAAGCGGGAGAGGGACGAGTATAGGAGAAG ATGGGAAGAGGAACTGTACAAACGCGAGAAGCTGGAGTCTTCAGTGGAATCCCTACACCAG CGCGCCAAAGAGTCATCCGAAATTCACGATGACCTAAATGACAAGGTGGAGAGACTAAAGGCGGAACTGGTGGTCTTCAAAAGCCTCATGAGCGAC CAAATGTCTGACCTGGATTCCAAGATTCAGGAGAAAGCACGGCGGGTGGACATGGACATCTGCAGACGCATCGACATCACGGCCAAGTTGTGTGATGTGGCGCAGCAGCGCAACTCGGAGGACATGTCCAAGATGTTCAGTGCCAGCTCGGCCAGGTCGCTTCCAGAGAAG CAGAGTGCCTCAGTGAGctgcaaaagaaaagagcGCAAGGCGTTGTCCAACGAGGACGTTTCCGAGATGGACGCGGAGCCCAGCCCCCTGGAGGAGGACACGCTCAACATTACGGACGAGATGAAACGCATGCTAAACCAGTT CCACTGTTCAGATAACTCCTCTGTTGCCAGGCGAGAGACGTTCGACCTGGACGACGACTGCGACAGTCTGACCTGGGAGGAGAACGAGGAGACGCTGCTGCTGTGGGAGGACTTTGCTAACTACAACGTGCCATGCGGCATCATgacagcagcggcggcggcggtggtaCCGCCCTGTGCCAACGCATTACCGAGCGACGGGGGAGGCGAAGGCACGGAACCG GACTCCAACGACAAAAGTCTCGGCAGCCTCATCAACGAAACTGAGTCGCTTTTTAAGAACCGAGAGAAGGAGTACCAGAATACCATCGGGCAGATTGAG ATGGAGCTGGCCACGGCCAAGAGCGACATGAACCGCCACCTGCACGAGTACATGGAGATGTGCAGCATGAAGCGAGGCCTGGACGTACAGATGGAGACTTGCCGGCGCATGATCAAAGGCGGCAGGAGCTCGCCGTCGTTAAGCTCCGCCGCCAGCAGCGACTCAGGGAACACAGACGACGTCCAAGATGAGATCTCGGACAAGGACGTCAATGCCGAAGTCCCCATCAGTTGA
- the LOC119123694 gene encoding telomeric repeat-binding factor 2-interacting protein 1 isoform X1, with amino-acid sequence MASQAPDVNVSPGLFVTAEGKPLSFYLRPGPIKKELHPLIKARGGTMCNFQKLGSILLIDPKEKGITAGTAHLYVSIQFIHDCVEKNVLLNLEDYRMKTGTVPKSQTSSKDKRKSPDNPAGRQAYSPRDDAAILKFVSRRKLEVKGNTLWKQMEKECVTTHSWQSMKARYKDHLFHKHAKDVEESEATAEDVQDSKEAQVSDSSSSEDDDAAANPQMDSTPKDSPSTNPAKDLTMSDLLVASEKGPSSDTQTLTPRPLQHEKKTLNDELKPEATVEDETLESLRPEKSIEPEPETDQPQAKASPLNKSPESIEAARTDDEEDALHVACRWMRKQFKDCEIEEQSSRTLLSSAPSSASASCGSHLPSSSPILRKTKLGSSSIQKEISENEPPSKRAKGESSAAAEEDDVGEEEAAATAEEAESQQVDAEQLSAPPQASPSYDNQPSESGPQQAEGEKKKSRNQRIIERATKEFLSSSSSTSSDSDSESSEDVFQTAPSKQLASLDVSPSHADSRLTQQEHGEKQTQSQDYLSQRPSCAVMEEPEAELDGESQEEDGVQEDDDGPPEQAQLEEDKRRIRELMKQTNQDLQSVVKALLKTSGDFTAALRLLSNPAAFSTRLWTRQDDDLLRLGDPADLQRLQRKHGEVALAKRSVFLKIDR; translated from the exons ATGGCATCCCAAGCGCCAGACGTCAACGTCTCGCCGGGACTCTTCGTGACTGCTGAAGGAAAGCCCCTGTCCTTCTATTTGCGACCGGGTCCCATCAAGAAAGAACTCCACCCTCTCATCAAAGCCAGGGGAGGCACCATGTGCAATTTCCAGAAGCTTGGATCCATTTTGCTGATTGACCCGAAGGAAAAAGGCATCACAGCAGGCACAGCTCATCT gTACGTCTCTATCCAGTTCATCCACgattgtgtggaaaaaaatgtgctgcTGAATCTCGAGGACTATAGAATGAAAACCGGAACAGTCCCGAAAAGTCAAACATCTAGCAAGGACAAGAGGAAGTCTCCTGACAATCCAGCAG GCAGGCAAGCGTACAGCCCCAGGGATGACGCCGCCATTCTGAAATTCGTCAGCCGCCGAAAGTTGGAAGTTAAGGGCAATACTCTCTGGAAGCAGATGGAAAAAGAGTGTGTAACCACTCACAGTTGGCAGTCAATGAAAGCCCGTTACAAAGATCACCTGTTTCACAAACACGCAAAAGACGTCGAGGAGTCGGAAGCAACTGCGGAAGACGTGCAG GACAGCAAAGAAGCTCAAGTGTCAGACAGTTCGTCTTCtgaagatgatgatgctgCTGCTAATCCTCAAATGGACTCAACGCCAAAAGACTCGCCATCGACTAACCCGGCTAAAGATCTAACAATG AGTGACCTGCTCGTTGCATCTGAAAAAGGACCTTCGAGTGATACCCAAACTCTAACGCCCAGACCTCTCCAGCACGAGAAAAAAACGCTAAATGATGAGCTCAAACCAGAGGCGACTGTTGAAGATGAAACGCTCGAGTCCTTGCGGCCGGAGAAGAGCATTGAACCAGAACCGGAAACAGACCAGCCGCAAGCAAAGGCATCGCCTCTGAATAAATCACCCGAGAGCATAGAGGCCGCCCGAACcgatgatgaagaggatgCTTTGCATGTGGCTTGCCGCTGGATGCGCAAACAGTTTAAGGATTGTGAGATTGAAGAACAGTCCAGCAGAACGCTCCTTTCATCCGCTCCATCATCAGCATCAGCAAGTTGTGGCAGCCATCTGCCATCCTCCTCTCCCATCCTCAGGAAAACCAAGTTAGGCTCGTCCTCCATCCAAAAAGAGATCAGCGAGAATGAGCCGCCTTCTAAGCGAGCAAAAGGAGAAAGCTCAGCAGCAGCGGAAGAGGATGATGttggagaagaagaagcagcagcaacagcagaagaAGCAGAGAGTCAACAAGTGGATGCTGAGCAGCTTTCTGCCCCACCACAAGCAAGTCCATCTTATGACAACCAGCCAA GTGAGTCTGGGCCTCAGCAGGCAGAgggggagaagaagaagagccgGAACCAGAGAATAATTGAGAGGGCCACAAAAGAGTTTTTGAGCAGCTCCAGCTCCACTTCGAGCGACAGCGACAGTGAG TCTTCTGAAGATGTTTTCCAAACGGCTCCATCAAAACAATTGGCCTCCTTGGACGTTTCACCGTCCCATGCCGATTCGCGGCTCACTCAACAAGAACACGGTGAAAAGCAGACCCAGTCTCAGGACTACTTGTCTCAGCGACCAAGCTGTGCGGTCATGGAGGAACCTGAAGCTGAACTGGATGGCGAATCTCAGGAAGAAGATGGTGTCCAGGAAGATGACGATGGCCCTCCAGAGCAAGCCCAGTTAGAGGAGGACAAGCGGCGTATCAGAGAACTGATGAAGCAGACAAACCAG GACTTGCAGTCGGTGGTTAAAGCCTTGCTGAAGACTAGCGGCGACTTCACCGCCGCCTTACGCCTCCTTTCTAATCCCGCGGCCTTCAGTACGCGGCTTTGGACCCGCCAAGACGATGACCTCCTGCGGTTGGGCGACCCAGCCGACCTCCAGCGACTTCAGAGGAAGCACGGCGAAGTGGCCTTGGCCAAGCGGTCAGTCTTCCTCAAAATAGACAGGTGA
- the akr7a3 gene encoding aflatoxin B1 aldehyde reductase member 3 isoform X3 gives MQCVITARLISPRKSHFIASALCISIATKANPWDGKTLKPESVRSQLATSLKRLQTDSVDLFYLHAPDHVNPIVDTLRACDELHKEGKFKEFGLSNYASWEVAEIVCLCRQNDWIVPTVYQGMYNATTRQVETELLPCLRYFGLKFYAYNPLAGGLLTGKYHYEDQDASQPAGRFFGNNWAAVYRDRYWKQSHFQAIEVVQKALEVAYGPTPPTLLSAAMRWMYHHSQLKGEFGDGVIIGMSTVEQLRENLAAAEEGPLDERVVKAFGDAWNLVAHECPKYFR, from the exons ATGCAGTGCGTAATAACAGCGCGACTCATCTCGCCACGCAAATCCCATTTTATAGCGAGCGCGCTGTGCA TCAGCATTGCCACCAAGGCAAACCCGTGGGACGGGAAGACGTTGAAACCGGAAAGTGTGCGCTCTCAACTGGCGACTTCCCTCAAGCGTCTGCAGACAGACTCCGTGGACCTCTTCTACCTTCACGCGCCCGATCACGTCAATCCAATTGTGGACACCTTGCGGGCTTGCGACGAGCTCCACAAAGAG GGGAAATTCAAGGAGTTTGGACTGTCCAACTATGCATCATGGGAAGTGGCTGAAATCGTGTGCCTGTGCAGACAGAATGACTGGATTGTGCCCACAGTGTATCAG GGGATGTACAACGCCACAACCAGACAAGTCGAGACAGAGTTACTACCCTGTTTGAGGTACTTTGGGTTGAAGTTCTACGCATACAACCCACTCGCAG GTGGCCTTCTGACTGGAAAGTATCACTATGAGGACCAAGATGCATCTCAGCCAGCAGGGAGATTCTTTGGTAACAATTGGGCTGCAGTTTACAGGGACAG GTACTGGAAGCAGAGTCACTTCCAAGCTATAGAAGTGGTCCAAAAGGCCTTGGAGGTAGCATACGGGCCAACGCCGCCCACTCTGTTGTCTGCCGCCATGCGCTGGATGTACCACCACTCCCAGCTCAAG GGCGAATTTGGTGACGGCGTCATCATCGGTATGTCCACGGTGGAGCAGCTCAGAGAGAATCTGGCCGCTGCGGAAGAAGGGCCTTTGGATGAGAGGGTGGTGAAGGCCTTCGGGGACGCTTGGAACCTGGTCGCTCACGAGTGTCCGAAATATTTCCGATAG